One stretch of Bombus vancouverensis nearcticus chromosome 16, iyBomVanc1_principal, whole genome shotgun sequence DNA includes these proteins:
- the LOC117161059 gene encoding facilitated trehalose transporter Tret1, with protein MAQPGNNDTTSNDEKTSPAELNGISEGLTTSRLRQAFPQFCAVSAKNLLMLTFGSTLGFSTVLIPELQKKNSEIPVTMEELTWISSLNLFLVPIGCFASGPVSQFLGRKRTMMLTTIPFIAAWIIFYYATTAEMLFIALAMTGLTGGLLEAPVMTYVAEVTQPHLRGMLSATSTMAVILGIFTQMLGGKLGNWRIVTMINLIYPLICLVALCLVPESPYWLVAKGRQREAERALCWLRGWVSPIHVQSELRIICQDVQKPAESKEKIWKSFGKRTFYVPFLLVSSAFCIGAFGGTSTLQTYAVLIFDSLDAPLDKYTAAVFLGLAELVGTLLSVCAIHFTGKRLLTFLSVGGTGMCFCLVAVYGYLTQADMINTESISWIPMTLLIGAAFLSHAGIRLLPWVLAGEVFPVKVRSSATGMAGSIGYIFNSIANKVYLYMVNGMSLPGTFLFYTLINFAGGALLYFILPETEGRSLKEIEEHYAGIQSLKTRPKKEELAFKEKWAASNPAIIYDDTESKL; from the exons ATGGCGCAGCCAGGAAACAACGATACCACCAG CAATGACGAGAAAACGTCACCTGCTGAGCTAAATGGCATCTCTGAGGGTCTGACAACGTCGAGGCTACGCCAGGCATTTCCACAGTTCTGTGCGGTGAGCGCGAAGAACCTGCTCATGCTCACCTTTGGTTCAACATTGGGATTTTCCACGGTCCTAATCCCAGAACTACAAAAGAAGAACTCTGAGATCCCGGTCACTATGGAGGAGTTGACGTGGATAA GTAGCCTGAATCTGTTCCTGGTCCCAATCGGTTGCTTCGCTAGTGGGCCAGTGTCGCAGTTCCTAGGACGAAAGAGGACCATGATGCTGACCACCATTCCATTTATAGCAGCGTGGATCATCTTTTACTATGCGACGACAGCTGAGATGTTGTTTATAGCACTGGCCATGACTGGTCTAACTGGTGGTCTTCTAGAAGCACCTGTGATGACCTATGTGGCAGAAGTGACGCAGCCCCATTTACGTGGCATGCTATCCGCCACTTCCACCATGGCTGTGATCCTGGGCATTTTCACGCAAATGTTGGGTGGCAAATTAGGCAACTGGAGGATTGTCACCATGATCAATCTCATCTATCCACTTATTTGCTTAGTTGCCCTCTGCCTGGTGCCTGAGAGTCCTTATTGGCTTGTTG CAAAAGGCCGCCAAAGGGAAGCCGAGCGAGCTCTCTGTTGGCTTCGCGGTTGGGTCAGTCCGATCCACGTACAGTCGGAGCTTCGAATCATCTGCCAAGATGTACAGAAGCCAGCAGAATCCAAAGAAAAGATATGGAAATCCTTTGGCAAGAGAACCTTCTACGTGCCTTTCCTCCTGGTCAGTAGTGCCTTCTGCATTGGCGCTTTTGGAGGAACCAGTACTCTTCAGACGTACGCTGTATTGATCTTTGACAGTTTAGACGCGCCTCTAGACAAATACACGGCTGCTGTATTTCTTGGCCTAGCAGAATTGGTAGGGACACTGCTCTCTGTGTGTGCCATTCATTTCACCGGCAAGCGGTTGCTGACATTCCTTTCAGTCGGTGGTACCGGCATGTGCTTCTGTTTGGTGGCTGTCTATGGCTATTTGACTCAGGCTGATATGATCAATACGGAGAGTATTTCTTGGATTCCAATGACTTTGCTGATTGGAGCTGCCTTTCTATCTCACGCTGGAATCAGGCTGCTTCCATGGGTCCTGGCTGGTGAAGTCTTTCCCGTAAAG GTACGAAGTAGCGCAACAGGAATGGCTGGATCCATAGGCTACATCTTCAATTCCATCGCCAACAAAGTGTACCTGTACATGGTCAACGGGATGTCTCTTCCAGGAACCTTCCTCTTCTACACTTTAATTAACTTCGCTGGCGGAGCACTCCTTTACTTCATCCTTCCAGAAACAGAAGGCAGATCTCTGAAAGAGATCGAGGAACACTATGCTGGTATCCAAAGTTTGAAGACCAGGCCTAAGAAGGAGGAACTAGCTTTCAAGGAGAAATGGGCTGCCTCGAACCCCGCAATAATCTACGACGACACCGAAAGCAAGCTTTGA
- the SCAP gene encoding SREBP cleavage activating protein, whose protein sequence is MFRSLPDRVAGLYYAHGLFCSSHPIAIISLAISIVLLCCSPLVNVPMPGNVPRTIINHTIVPENNTENSVFYVQQVVLRVGVIPWTEELTLMDAFRGPLYEVFNLLEIIQNYQHPKTLKTLGQVCLHIEAVKKRNGKKSEVLPEYNCLVLSPANLWQRSIELYAQDTNLINTIYSYQNLQKGKISLAEVMFGMNLKETGIKRYPIRLRQRILQYAVTIYLKDYDPEFIKGLQHRLKSYYHLHQIQNDNATYIPMDETLHILYPGEFNYSDFFPLMMTFFALFFYVYFSVRKIELVKSKIGIAFSATVTVIGSLSMTVGICFFFGLTLSLSGKEVFPYLVIIVGLENVLVLTKSVVSTPAHLDVKIRVAQALSKEGWSITKNLLTEVTILTIGLFTFVPAIQEFCIFAIVGLVNDFFLQMMFFSTILAIDIRRTELSNETSKFHLPNIPTTRKQFTTTITNRKPNIFRSKSHPRLNGLSSGPTNVIAPNTQNTHTFGKIPKRLRLVHFWARTRIFQRAFMVWMVVWISMIIYNSGIVEHVIHLSETLKSESDIDGYTVDRSQSSSNYVELNTMKSVSIASETIAPDHLNKQDDLTNNITDELNKLRPVEFPPWSRLSLYHWSSILSMYNISAAGGRIIVLPTMKLSHAVSPQLVKQISNPNDVQHFQWQSFATVAFDPLDFSDMELPTRSESRGFNADAPFIPSSPMEIFLATVLCLISIIVVAYTMVVLYRCICSRNYAEWRASWYQTEKAHDSATQLVLEALPLVLEGHAQEVECIATDGNTIASTCLAGHIKVWDATSGEQLIHIDRKQFFSSPNKNLNHTTPDVDELMSDYESGSPPSRGEMENTNPFGSYYWPASTVNCRKSSPGLYNMHRGQNDNRKRHSMGNTLDYDYQINEFNLEKKKSGRKSLDNAYDLPDLKSAINIKFTSMKQFRAQQYREQGFDFGDQYKHLFEEHNRSIDELQNSGSLEQLCIPSVQLNSPGVVDNVTFVNIDKTMQISHAVSPIWCMDYQENLIVVGCANGSLEFWEGTTGKFKCLFDDGSGLGISVVKFIGSRVVAAKLNGSIDFLQLESYSEGQQIDWGFTSYRRTHVRTGSAGSPMDINNIMQSEEDLRCMKISSHKAHQQAITVLDSEGGRVLTGSQDHTLKVYRLEDQLPLYTLHGHCGPISCLFIDRVSPMTSGSGSQDGLLCVWDLLTGTCMYSIQAHDGAIAAITCSVSYVISIGTDERLCVWERFQGHLLHALPAHRSAYSLQLVMLTHHLLITSSQGSLVVWDVRTGEPVREVRLGHTDSCIFVKQMLALRDSVVCDFGRQLRIVRFPLVSDKLD, encoded by the exons atgtttcgTAGTTTACCAGATAGGGTGGCAGGGCTGTATTATGCCCATGGCCTGTTTTGTTCATCTCATCCCATTGCAATCATTTCATTGGCAATCTCGATTGTATTACTATGCTG ctctcctttgGTTAATGTACCAATGCCTGGCAATGTGCCAAGGACAATAATTAACCATACTATTGTACCTGAAAATAATACAGAGAACTCTGTGTTTTATGTGCAACAAGTGGTATTAAGGGTTGGAGTTATACCATGGACAGAGGAGTTAACACTGATGGATGCTTTCAGAGGTCCACTGTATGAAGTTTTTAATCTTTTAGAAATCATACAGAATTATCAGCATCCAAAAAC ACTAAAGACACTAGGTCAAGTCTGCTTACATATTGAGGcagttaaaaaaagaaatggcAAAAAGTCAGAAGTTTTGCCAGAATACAATTGTTTGGTTCTTTCACCTGCAAATCTATGGCAACGAAGTATTGAACTGTATGCACAAGATACAAATCTTATAAATACTATATATTCGTACCAG AATCTACAAAAAGGTAAAATTAGTTTAGCCGAAGTAATGTTTGGAATGAATTTAAAAGAAACTGGAATTAAAAGATATCCAATTCGACTTAGACAACGGATTTTACAATATGCAGTAACTATTTACTTAAAGGACTATGACCCTGA GTTTATAAAAGGATTACAACATAGATTGAAAAGTTACTATCATCTTCATCAGATACAAAATGATAATGCTACTTACATTCCAATGGATGAAACATTACATATTCTTTATCCTGGTGAATTTAACTATAGTGACTTTTTCCCCCTAATGATGACATTTTTTGCTTTGTTTTTCTATGTTTATTTCTCTGTGCGTAAAATAGAGTTAGTGAAATCAAAGATTGGAATAGCTTTTAGTGCAACAGTAACAGTGATAGGTTCTTTGTCTATGACTGTGGGTATTTGCTTTTTTTTTGGCTTAACATTGAGTTTAAGTGGAAAAGAAGTGTTCCCATATTTGGTGATTATCGTTGGGCTAGAAAATGTGTTGGTATTAACCAAAAGTGTAGTGAGTACTCCAGCACATTTGGATGTGAAAATACGCGTTGCTCAAGCCCTCTCCAAAGAAGGttggtccattaccaaaaattTGCTTACAGAAGTGACAATCCTGACAATTGGATTGTTTACTTTTGTGCCAGCCATACaagaattttgtatatttgccATTGTGGGATTAGTCAATGATTTCTTCCTGCAAATGATGTTCTTTTCAACAATCCTCGCTATCGATATTCGACGGACTGAGTTGTCTAATGAAACGTCGAAGTTTCACTTGCCCAACATACCAACTACGCGTAAGCAATTTACGACGACCATAACGAATAGAAAACCAAATATTTTCCGATCAAAATCTCATCCGAGATTAAATGGTTTATCTAGTGGCCCGACGAATGTCATAGCTCCAAATACACAAAACACTCATACATTTGGCAAAATTCCAAAACGTTTACGTCTAGTACATTTCTGGGCAAGAACTCGAATATTTCAGCGTGCCTTTATGGTATGGATGGTTGTCTGGATCAGCATGATCATTTACAATTCTGGCATTGTTGAACATGTTATACATCTAAGTGAAACATTAAAATCAGAATCAGATATTGATGGATACACAGTAGATAGGTCTCAGTCTTCAAGCAATTACGTCGAATTAAATACCATGAAATCAGTGTCAATTGCTTCTGAAACCATTGCTCCAGATCATTTGAACAAACAG GATGatttaacaaataatattaCCGATGAATTGAATAAATTAAGACCAGTGGAATTCCCACCTTGGAGTCGTTTATCACTTTATCACTGGTCTTCGATCCTTTCAATGTACAACATCTCTGCCGCCGGTGGACGTATAATTGTATTACCTACTATGAAACTGTCTCATGCTGTCAGTCCGCAATTAGTGAAACAAATTAGTAATCCAAATGATGTGCAGCATTTTCAATGGCAGAGTTTTGCGACTGTCGCCTTCGACCCGTTAGATTTCTCAG ATATGGAATTACCAACAAGGTCAGAAAGTCGAGGATTTAACGCGGATGCTCCTTTCATTCCCTCCAGTCCGATGGAAATATTTTTAGCGACAGTGCTATGTCTCATTAGTATTATTGTCGTCGCGTATACCATGGTTGTCCTCTATAGATGTATTTGCTCGAGAAATTACGCCGAATGGCGAGCAAGTTGGTATCAGACAGAAAAGGCACACGATTCAGCAACACAATTGGTTTTGGAGGCATTACCCCTAGTTCTTGAAGGTCACGCTCAAGAAGTAGAATGCATCGCTACAGACGGCAACACCATAGCCAGTACCTGTTTAGCTGGACACATCAAAGTGTGGGATGCAACATCGGGTGAACAGTTAATTCACATAGATAGAAAACAGTTCTTTAGTAGTCCTAATAAAAACTTGAACCATACAACACCGGACGTGGATGAGTTAATGTCGGATTACGAAAGTGGTTCGCCACCTTCGAGAGGGGAGATGGAGAACACTAATCCGTTTGGATCGTACTACTGGCCAGCGTCGACTGTCAACTGCAGAAAATCCTCTCCTGGATTATATAATATGCACAGAGGACAAAATGATAATAGAAAAAGGCATTCAATGGGAAACACACTGGATTATGATTATCAAATCAATGAATTCAACTtggagaagaagaaaagtggTCGTAAAAGTTTGGACAACGCTTACGATCTTCCAGACTTAAAATCAGCGATAAATATCAAGTTTACATCGATGAAACAATTCCGAGCACAGCAATATCGCGAGCAAGGATTCGATTTTGGTGACCAATATAAACATCTTTTTGAGGAACATAATAGGTCTATAGACGAGCTGCAGAATTCAGGGAGTTTAGAACAATTGTGCATTCCTAGTGTACAGTTAAACTCGCCCGGTGTAGTGGACAATGTGACTTTTGTGAATATAGATAAAACTATGCAAATCTCGCATGCAGTGTCTCCTATTTGGTGTATGGACTATCAGGAGAACCTTATAGTCGTGGGTTGTGCAAACGGCAGTTTAGAATTTTGGGAAGGTACTACAGGTAAATTTAAG TGTTTGTTCGATGACGGATCAGGGCTCGGAATATCCGTCGTAAAATTCATCGGCAGTAGAGTGGTGGCCGCTAAATTAAACGGTTCCATTGACTTTTTACAATTAGAAAGTTACAGTGAAGGTCAACAAATTGACTGGGGCTTCACCTCCTATAGAAGAA CTCACGTCAGAACAGGAAGTGCTGGCTCACCTATGGATATAAATAACATCATGCAATCCGAAGAAGACCTTCGTTGCATGAAAATTAGCTCTCATAAAGCACACCAGCAGGCAATAACGGTGCTTGACAGCGAGGGTGGTCGAGTTTTAACTGGTAGTCAGGACCACACTCTTAAAGTATATAG GCTGGAGGACCAGTTGCCATTGTATACCCTCCATGGTCATTGTGGCCCCATATCCTGTCTATTCATTGATAGGGTGAGCCCTATGACGTCCGGCAGTGGGTCTCAAGATGGCCTTTTGTGTGTCTGGGATCTCTTAActg GAACGTGTATGTACAGTATACAAGCTCACGATGGTGCTATAGCCGCTATTACGTGTTCCGTGTCGTACGTGATAAGCATTGGCACTGATGAGAGGTTATGCGTATGGGAACGATTTCAGGGACACTTACTACATGCTCTTCCAGCACACAGATCAGCGTACAGTTTACAGTTAGTCATGTTAACACATCATTTACTCATAACCAGCAGTCAG GGATCACTAGTAGTTTGGGACGTGAGGACGGGAGAGCCTGTGCGCGAAGTGAGACTGGGTCACACAGATAGTTGTATTTTCGTAAAACAAATGTTAGCGTTAAGAGATAGCGTAGTGTGCGATTTTGGTCGACAATTGCGAATAGTCAGGTTCCCATTGGTCTCTGATAAACTAGATTAA